One part of the Sorangiineae bacterium MSr11954 genome encodes these proteins:
- a CDS encoding RluA family pseudouridine synthase, protein MVEKNANEANSEFTVPERLNGERLDRAAAQLATGLSRARLKRAIEGGAVRVNGKRRPKGATVATGDVIAIDTTQVSDADSPAEATPDEPLLVGFEGEGVLVVDKPAGQPTAPLRAGETGALANALVGRYPELAGIGYSAREPGLVHRLDTDTSGLVLVARTKEAFEVLRAALKEDRIEKRYLLLCASADLPDEGSIEFPIANHPKDQRRVYPCIHPRDVMRYAPRPASTFYRVVQRGSPWALVEVTVSRALRHQIRAHFAAIDHPLAGDVLYGGAEIRSLGRHALHASRIAFTGAPGVAKFDVTSPLPPAMASLVTVTADSPDAPEIEQT, encoded by the coding sequence ATGGTCGAGAAGAACGCCAACGAAGCGAACAGTGAATTCACGGTACCGGAACGATTGAACGGCGAACGTCTCGACCGCGCTGCCGCCCAGCTGGCCACCGGCCTCTCGCGCGCCCGTCTCAAGCGAGCCATCGAAGGTGGAGCCGTTCGGGTCAATGGAAAGCGCCGTCCCAAAGGGGCGACCGTCGCCACCGGCGATGTCATCGCCATCGACACCACCCAGGTGTCCGACGCCGACAGCCCCGCCGAGGCCACCCCCGACGAACCGCTCTTGGTCGGCTTCGAAGGCGAGGGCGTGCTGGTGGTCGACAAGCCCGCGGGCCAGCCGACCGCGCCCCTTCGCGCGGGCGAGACCGGAGCGCTCGCGAACGCCCTCGTGGGCCGCTATCCGGAGCTCGCGGGCATCGGCTACTCCGCGCGCGAGCCCGGCCTCGTGCACCGGCTCGACACCGACACCTCCGGGCTCGTGCTGGTGGCGCGCACCAAAGAGGCGTTCGAGGTCCTGCGCGCCGCCCTCAAGGAGGATCGCATCGAGAAGCGCTACCTGCTCCTCTGCGCCAGCGCCGATCTCCCAGACGAGGGCTCCATCGAGTTCCCCATCGCGAACCATCCGAAGGATCAGCGCCGCGTCTATCCTTGCATCCACCCGCGCGACGTCATGCGCTATGCGCCGCGCCCGGCGTCCACGTTCTACCGGGTCGTCCAGCGCGGCAGCCCATGGGCGCTGGTGGAGGTCACCGTCTCGCGGGCTCTGCGCCATCAGATCCGCGCGCACTTCGCCGCCATCGATCACCCGCTCGCGGGCGACGTGCTCTATGGCGGGGCCGAAATCCGCTCGCTGGGTCGCCACGCCCTGCACGCCTCGCGCATCGCGTTCACCGGCGCGCCCGGTGTGGCCAAGTTCGACGTCACGTCACCCCTCCCGCCGGCCATGGCTTCCCTGGTCACGGTCACGGCAGACTCGCCGGATGCGCCCGAGATCGAGCAAACTTGA
- a CDS encoding protein kinase — translation MEPRSSGAGVPGPRSSGALSSGTGAPSSGSETRVSTPSSWEERPPVWAQHPARTSATPQSFMPPQPATPPQSAAPQGAPPQSFTPPQSAAPQGAPAHGAPPQSAAPPMQHTGTRPIPASLPQQATPPPFAVRSPQPATPPQSAALVPQQAQIAAPSQPVPPPVGTHPIPASSSEVRYAPIALGATLERGYGRIVIDGRVGEGGMGIVWRGWLFYTPTGPRGTEPPEPIALKVLRPQVGARHDVRAFFRNEAEALRALSHPNIVRFHELFEWPPPRSMPPLSLGARELASGTSSLALAMEYVDGDTLEQVIARHVARAQLRGPGALPGMPFRRAWYYFQQLLGALAATHALGIVHRDVKPSNILIRRDGIVKLTDYGIARFDQPNAPDESNLAPGTGAYMSPEQVLSQPVDGRSDLYSAAIVLYEMLSGRTPFTTENKSEFWIRQEQVTRSPPPIRTLVAQAPPILDALFFRALAKDKTMRFDSAIEMGNAFREAMGLPDTDEWRAQAQIAKDAVIPASAPLAAEAERQARLGTLRDFLVKKYPTLAMTAA, via the coding sequence GTGGAGCCGCGAAGCTCGGGGGCAGGCGTCCCGGGGCCGCGAAGCTCGGGCGCGCTCAGCTCGGGCACCGGTGCTCCCAGCTCCGGCTCGGAGACGCGCGTTTCCACGCCGTCGTCGTGGGAAGAGCGCCCGCCGGTTTGGGCGCAGCACCCCGCGCGCACCTCCGCGACGCCGCAGTCGTTCATGCCGCCGCAGCCGGCAACGCCACCGCAGAGCGCTGCACCGCAGGGCGCACCGCCGCAATCGTTTACGCCACCGCAGAGTGCTGCACCGCAGGGCGCGCCGGCGCACGGTGCCCCACCGCAGAGTGCGGCGCCGCCGATGCAACACACCGGCACACGGCCGATCCCCGCATCGCTCCCGCAGCAGGCCACCCCGCCTCCATTCGCCGTACGATCACCGCAGCCCGCTACCCCACCGCAGAGCGCGGCACTCGTCCCCCAGCAGGCGCAGATCGCAGCACCGTCCCAACCCGTACCACCGCCTGTGGGAACACATCCGATACCCGCCTCTTCGTCGGAGGTCCGCTACGCCCCCATTGCGCTGGGCGCCACCTTGGAGCGCGGCTATGGGCGCATCGTCATCGATGGGCGGGTCGGTGAAGGCGGCATGGGCATCGTCTGGCGCGGCTGGCTCTTTTACACGCCCACCGGGCCACGAGGCACGGAGCCTCCCGAGCCGATTGCGCTCAAGGTTCTTCGCCCTCAAGTCGGCGCACGCCACGATGTGCGCGCCTTCTTCCGCAACGAGGCCGAGGCGCTTCGCGCGCTCTCGCACCCGAACATCGTGCGCTTCCACGAGCTGTTCGAGTGGCCCCCGCCCCGATCCATGCCGCCACTTTCGCTCGGCGCGCGCGAGCTCGCGAGCGGAACGTCGTCCTTGGCGCTGGCCATGGAGTACGTCGACGGCGACACCTTGGAGCAAGTGATCGCGCGGCACGTGGCCCGCGCGCAGCTGCGCGGGCCGGGTGCTTTGCCGGGCATGCCGTTTCGCCGTGCTTGGTACTATTTCCAGCAGCTCCTTGGCGCGCTGGCGGCCACGCACGCCCTGGGCATCGTCCACCGCGACGTGAAGCCATCGAACATCTTGATTCGCCGCGACGGGATCGTGAAGCTCACCGACTATGGCATCGCCCGGTTCGATCAACCGAACGCCCCCGACGAGAGCAACCTCGCCCCCGGCACCGGCGCGTACATGTCGCCGGAGCAAGTGCTCTCGCAGCCGGTGGACGGCCGGAGCGATCTCTACTCGGCCGCCATCGTCCTCTACGAGATGCTGAGCGGGCGCACGCCGTTCACCACCGAGAACAAGAGCGAGTTCTGGATTCGCCAAGAGCAAGTCACCCGCTCCCCGCCGCCCATTCGCACGTTGGTCGCGCAGGCGCCTCCCATCCTGGACGCCCTCTTCTTCCGCGCCCTGGCAAAAGACAAAACGATGCGCTTCGACAGCGCCATCGAAATGGGAAACGCCTTCCGCGAAGCCATGGGTCTGCCCGACACCGACGAGTGGCGCGCGCAAGCGCAAATCGCCAAGGACGCCGTCATTCCGGCCTCCGCCCCCCTGGCCGCGGAAGCCGAACGCCAAGCGCGCCTCGGCACCTTGCGCGATTTCCTCGTCAAGAAGTACCCGACCTTGGCGATGACGGCCGCGTAA
- a CDS encoding prolyl oligopeptidase family serine peptidase has translation MSDRMRAHRLAFALVSLVAGCGGAPSEPSATPAPAPAAAPPPRADSTPAPSRLAYPPTAKRPETFDMVGMSFRDEYGWLRNPADPEVTKWIDAQNDFTTANLRGFAHLDELRARFQELTRSTKPALQEIRSSRLGFFGLRRAPTAPQPALVLVDALEKPDAGRVVLDPAVLDPSGQTAIDWYAVSADGKRVAVSLSTSGSEVGSLSIFDTATGKRIDGPIPRVQYPTGGGSAAFSGDGRSIFYTRYPAAGERPEADMQLYQELYRHTIGAPIERDERVALASRRDPGRPEAAAPLPDIAEIELGHPAKDGTIVARVRIGDGGDCLWLVGQPSAKGYAWSRFAEEADAVGEVKASSDALYVLSRKGDLRGAILRVPLRSGRLADAKVVVPPSDRELTDMAVAGDALVVFDILRGSSRARAFDRSGKLRGEVRLPARATVNAATATEAGALYVMVESFTEPLSIQRLDARTLDLHKTPIFGESPARFDDVEISDEVATSRDGTRVPITILAPRGVSRSATTPLLLTGYGGYGVSSSPRLDARRRVWFDQGGVLAVAHIRGGGDNGEAWHVGGKLGRKQNVFDDFIACAERLVAAGYTSTSKLAITGRSNGGLLMGAVLAQRPNLVRAVVAGVPIIDMVRTETWPNGRFNMTEYGSLRDPEVRPKLLAYSPYQNLKPAAYPAVLLLSGATDGRVDPADARAFAAKLQDLTTSSAPVLLRTWMDAGHGMGTNVFKRAEEDAQTYAFLFHELGVTYRSKAHAH, from the coding sequence ATGAGCGATCGCATGCGCGCGCACCGCTTGGCATTCGCTCTGGTCTCTCTCGTCGCCGGGTGTGGAGGGGCTCCGTCCGAGCCTTCTGCAACGCCGGCCCCCGCGCCGGCGGCCGCACCCCCGCCGCGCGCCGATTCGACCCCGGCCCCGAGCCGGCTCGCGTACCCGCCCACGGCGAAGCGCCCCGAGACGTTCGACATGGTCGGCATGTCGTTTCGCGACGAGTACGGGTGGCTGCGCAACCCGGCCGATCCCGAGGTGACGAAGTGGATCGACGCGCAGAACGATTTCACCACCGCCAACCTGCGCGGCTTTGCGCACCTCGACGAGCTGCGCGCGCGGTTCCAGGAGCTGACGCGCAGCACCAAGCCGGCGCTCCAAGAAATCCGTAGCTCGCGCCTCGGCTTCTTCGGTCTGCGCCGCGCACCGACCGCGCCGCAGCCGGCCCTCGTGCTGGTGGACGCGCTGGAGAAGCCCGACGCTGGGCGCGTGGTGCTCGATCCGGCGGTGCTCGATCCGAGCGGGCAGACGGCGATCGATTGGTACGCGGTCTCCGCCGACGGCAAGCGAGTCGCCGTCTCGCTCTCGACGAGCGGCAGCGAGGTCGGGAGCCTCTCGATCTTCGATACGGCGACCGGCAAACGGATCGATGGTCCGATTCCGCGGGTCCAGTATCCCACCGGCGGTGGGAGCGCGGCCTTTTCGGGCGACGGAAGGTCGATTTTCTACACGCGCTACCCGGCCGCCGGCGAGCGGCCCGAAGCCGACATGCAGCTGTACCAGGAGCTCTATCGGCACACGATCGGTGCACCGATCGAGCGCGACGAGCGGGTGGCGCTCGCGTCTCGAAGAGACCCAGGCCGGCCGGAGGCCGCGGCGCCCCTGCCGGATATTGCGGAGATCGAGCTCGGCCACCCCGCGAAGGATGGGACGATCGTCGCGCGCGTGCGCATCGGGGACGGCGGTGATTGCCTTTGGCTGGTGGGGCAACCTTCCGCCAAGGGGTACGCGTGGAGCCGCTTCGCCGAGGAAGCCGACGCCGTGGGCGAGGTAAAGGCGTCCTCCGATGCGCTCTACGTGCTGTCGCGAAAGGGGGATCTGCGCGGCGCGATCCTACGCGTCCCTTTGCGCAGCGGGCGTCTCGCCGATGCCAAGGTCGTCGTGCCGCCGTCGGATCGCGAGCTCACGGACATGGCGGTCGCGGGCGATGCGCTGGTGGTGTTCGACATCCTGCGCGGCTCCTCGCGCGCCCGCGCCTTCGATCGCTCGGGCAAGCTCCGCGGCGAGGTTCGCCTCCCGGCGCGCGCCACGGTGAACGCGGCCACGGCCACCGAGGCGGGCGCCCTTTACGTGATGGTCGAGTCGTTCACGGAGCCGCTGTCGATTCAGCGCCTGGACGCCCGCACCTTGGATTTGCACAAGACGCCCATCTTCGGCGAGTCGCCCGCCCGCTTCGACGACGTGGAGATCTCCGACGAGGTGGCGACGTCGCGCGATGGAACGCGCGTGCCCATCACGATCCTCGCGCCGCGCGGGGTATCGCGCTCGGCGACGACCCCGCTGCTGCTCACCGGGTACGGCGGCTACGGCGTCTCGTCGAGCCCGCGCCTCGATGCGCGGCGCCGCGTATGGTTCGACCAGGGCGGCGTCCTCGCGGTCGCGCACATTCGCGGTGGCGGCGACAACGGCGAGGCGTGGCACGTGGGGGGAAAGCTCGGGCGGAAGCAGAACGTGTTCGACGACTTCATCGCCTGCGCCGAGCGTTTGGTCGCGGCGGGCTACACGTCGACCTCCAAGCTCGCCATCACGGGCCGCTCCAACGGTGGTCTGCTCATGGGGGCCGTGCTCGCGCAGCGCCCCAATCTCGTTCGGGCGGTGGTCGCGGGCGTTCCCATCATCGACATGGTGCGAACCGAAACGTGGCCCAACGGTCGCTTCAACATGACGGAGTACGGCTCGCTGCGCGATCCCGAGGTGCGGCCCAAGCTGCTCGCCTACTCGCCGTATCAAAACCTCAAGCCCGCGGCCTACCCTGCGGTGCTGCTCCTCTCCGGCGCGACCGACGGTCGCGTCGACCCCGCGGACGCGCGCGCCTTTGCCGCCAAGTTGCAAGACCTCACCACGTCGTCCGCGCCCGTGCTCTTGCGCACGTGGATGGACGCCGGCCACGGCATGGGCACCAACGTCTTCAAGCGCGCCGAGGAAGACGCGCAGACGTACGCGTTCCTGTTCCATGAGCTCGGGGTGACGTACCGATCCAAAGCGCACGCGCACTAG